GTCCGAATCAGCTCGGCGAAGTTCTCCGCCATGTCCTCGCTCTCGCCGCCGAAGGTGACCTCGACCCCATCGGGCAGCTTCATCCCGGAGACGAGCTCCCGCATCCTGGCGTTGCCCTCGCCCGACGTGATGAACCGCACGTTGCCCGTCACCACGACGGTACGTCGGCGCTCGACGCGGCGAATTTCCGTCGGCGCGTCGCTCCAGGCCACGTCGGCCATCTCGTCCAGGGGGACCAGCCCGTAGCCCGTCATGATCGGCAGCGCCGACACCGTGTAGATGTCCCCCGCCTTCTCGCGGTCCAGGCGCGCCTTGATGTCGTACTCGAAGCCGCTCTGGCGGAACTTGCCCGCGTCGGCCCCGATCAGGTAGCCCCGGACGATACCCGACAGATCCGAGATGTTGAGCCCCAGCGGGGTCAGCCTCCAGCGGATGGGGAGCACCCGAAGCTCCGGTTTGCCCATCTCCATCGAGAGGCTCAGGTCGCGCACGCCGGGGACGCTGCGCCCGCGGCTGCGAATTTCCTCCGCAACGGCGTAAAGGGTCAGGAGATCGTCCCCATTGACGCGAATCTCAATCGGGTTTCCGAAGCCGACTCGGGTCGCCGTGGTCGTCGTCTCCACGCCCTCCAGCGTCGCCAGGAAGGGACGAATTTTATCCGCGACGGACTGAGTCGAGGGACGCTCGGGGTCCTCCTTCAGGTAGACGGCGACCGAAGCCTTGAAAATAGCCGTCTCGCGCTTGGAGGCGCCCACCGTGGAGACCACGTCGCGGATCCAGCGTTTTTCCTCCATCGTGGAGATGAACGCCTCCACCCGCCGCACCATCTCCTCCGTCCGCCCCAGGGAGGCGCTGTTGTCCAGCGTCAGGCTGATGGTGATCGTCCCGTCGTCCGTTGTGGGAAGGAACTCCGAGCCGATGAACCCGCCAAGCCGAAGCGAGCCGTAGGTCAGCAGGAGCGTCAGGATCACGGCGATCAGCGGGAACCGCATCGCCCCGCGCAGCAGGAGGAGGAAGAGGTCCTGAAACCCCTCGAAGAGCCAATTCCACCAGCCCGTCAGGATACGTCCCAGAAGGGGCGGTTTCGCGCTTCCCGGGCGGATGCGCGCCGCCAGGCAGGGCGTCACGGTCATGGTGACCCACAGGGAGAAGAGCGTGGCGTACACGATCGTCACCGCGTAGGGCTTCAGGAACTGCCCGGCGATGCTGGACATCAGGGCGACGGGCATGAACACGCCCAGGTTCGTCAACACGCCTGCCAGAACGGAGACGGAGATCTCCACGGTCCCCTCCTCCGCGGCCTCGAAGGGTGCGTACCCCATGTCCCGGTAGCGGTAGATGTTCTGGATGATCAGGATGGAGTTCATGACGAGGGTCCCCATGGAAAGGGCCAAGCCCAGGGAGCTCATGAGGTTGAGGGTGTAGCCGTGCATCTGCATGGGGACGAAGGTCGCCATGAAGGCAACGGGCATGGAGACGGCCACGATGAAGGTAGCCGACAGGCGCCCCAGGAACAGGTAGATGACCAGGGCCGTCAGCAGGATGCCCACGCCGGTGTCGCGGATGACGTTCTTGACCGAGGTCTCGATGTAGCTCGTGTCGTCGTAGGTGTAGTTCATCCTGAAGTCGGGAAGGGTTTTCAGGGTTACCTCCAGAATGCGCTTGATCGCCTTTCCCGCCTCCACGACGTCGGCATTGGCGCGCGGACTGACCCGCATCTGGACGACCTCGCGGCCGTTGGCCCGGGCCATGGACCGGACGTCCTCCTCGCCGTCCACCACCTTGCCCAGCAGGGACAGCGGAACGGGCTGACCGTTCGCGGCGGGGATCAGGATGTCCTCCAGCTGCTCCACCTCGTTGAACTCGCCCATCAGGCGCAGGGAGACCTCGTCCTTCTCCTGCGTGACGTATCCCGATGGGTTGGTCTGGTTGTTGGCCGCCACGAC
This uncultured Fretibacterium sp. DNA region includes the following protein-coding sequences:
- a CDS encoding efflux RND transporter permease subunit, yielding MRGFIRFCIQRPVFTGCSVVIWVLLGISSYLSLGVTLYPSVELPFILVRTTYTGAGPNEIEQLVSKPLEDALSDLEGLKTITSYSRDGVSMLAVEMESGTNPDLALVDVNNKVKAKVSDLPRDANEPVSTKFDINAQPFLIASFTSELPEKEAKKFIDDRIKPLVARVEGVGQVDVVGGRDREIQIVLDPAALSDYGVSYQRICSVVAANNQTNPSGYVTQEKDEVSLRLMGEFNEVEQLEDILIPAANGQPVPLSLLGKVVDGEEDVRSMARANGREVVQMRVSPRANADVVEAGKAIKRILEVTLKTLPDFRMNYTYDDTSYIETSVKNVIRDTGVGILLTALVIYLFLGRLSATFIVAVSMPVAFMATFVPMQMHGYTLNLMSSLGLALSMGTLVMNSILIIQNIYRYRDMGYAPFEAAEEGTVEISVSVLAGVLTNLGVFMPVALMSSIAGQFLKPYAVTIVYATLFSLWVTMTVTPCLAARIRPGSAKPPLLGRILTGWWNWLFEGFQDLFLLLLRGAMRFPLIAVILTLLLTYGSLRLGGFIGSEFLPTTDDGTITISLTLDNSASLGRTEEMVRRVEAFISTMEEKRWIRDVVSTVGASKRETAIFKASVAVYLKEDPERPSTQSVADKIRPFLATLEGVETTTTATRVGFGNPIEIRVNGDDLLTLYAVAEEIRSRGRSVPGVRDLSLSMEMGKPELRVLPIRWRLTPLGLNISDLSGIVRGYLIGADAGKFRQSGFEYDIKARLDREKAGDIYTVSALPIMTGYGLVPLDEMADVAWSDAPTEIRRVERRRTVVVTGNVRFITSGEGNARMRELVSGMKLPDGVEVTFGGESEDMAENFAELIRTMIIAIVVTYIVVAAILESWLYAAVILFTVPMAMIGVVPAMLMAGVNISIFSLIGMIMLVGMVVNNAIVVVDYAEVLRLAGRHPYEAIETACQVRFKSLVMAVVTSVVSLLPLMLSSGRGSEMRAPIAVVAVGGLVAGGLLALLSVPAAYRVCWAVRLWWGRRQGKPSPGSTPAEV